In Trichoderma atroviride chromosome 2, complete sequence, one DNA window encodes the following:
- a CDS encoding uncharacterized protein (EggNog:ENOG41) yields MAANMQHMAGAGQMMPQQMRKPTATQLQQAVYQNIQQNTPPLNGMTWQSSFTVNERMGKTLELISNITLAMNTLDYSRATDFGCQFEREVFHKSPTKEAYDQAMASKTMDFFKKRQANEPGLQNSLNANAQAQAHAQAQAQALMLQAQMGRGQTPQQGFQHMSHPMQATQMPQQQQQQPSLFQQQQQIAMGMANQAGRGIGPNPQAMGMGGGPNRNMFPNEVARLAQADKNKVMELATKMMGQATEQQKAQTRLHLQSRLTAQQLAELQTQGRDPLIWWYQNQAFQALKQSSNNINRFQPPGPTNPNNPQAAMMQQQQSQNSLQQQRQNMINAAQPPNAGHDFPPFNPSMESIKDQQVAGLMAQKAGQVVVPASNGRNVTPQPGNQNIPNQQMQNQTPRTAQQQQQQQQQQQQAKLNQAAQQSQALQAQAQMQMQNQQHMTGNMATSQSPAMNTLNTPVSRPGVMNPMTPQGMGQNSIPFGDSRFHQGIQRPNNPAFNAMLANMTPEQRQAVNGLPPEKLNEVMRRWQSQRQEQMANMNANPMMQQQMANRPPNQFNQNGNMAPGLQNMQQMNAPGAGNQQQSMPMNRMPAQNAQLHFLMDSMDLPTTILTQIQGLPAEVKKWRDLKAWINQNNTLQPSIRGQLAAFQQKQFQMLMQRRAANAPPQPGQALNMNPAMSMPMANQQPGAQRQMAGLPPQLLQVSPQEMMHVRSSKPAFAGVPDDQLRGMILAMKKNSWIQQQQQQQLRMQQMQAQNQQMQNATANNMPGIQGPQNAMQMQQSQPNLTPQQTQAQTMPNAMSQTASMQAVNQKQQPSANQARNNQSQPAKNLKRSNPDDGADTAPMKASLSAARQPPAPAVAPSQPTQPPGQRSGAKFPPQLTAQQEAQLNPEQRARYEQLLRMQSKAPGPPSESLVRLKMIGQEEQKQFAQESTLDIPMSPEEYAETATKLKRIVVDMGKVGRGLSKWYSLTQDDARAKMFFRTRLRLIKQHVDGDKMEVVKDTLSIRSSELDQARAMLESMAKDLAASVAGGRHIKPGGQAQAQSQPLAQQQTQQSQQKNLLTQPAPLNAANLEKNAQAMNKLSQQKQANKAGQVPPPAPTSAQPPFPFGAATSPDGHPTYMSKPKEINLQLPPSRKKQKLANSGPSSQVATPSPQISKNASPDIQRPQGPPKPVHLCTEPDCDQATFGFPSKQALQHHIDEEHTKPRADPVKFVQENLAEALGLEPDGTVKKEQFAEGAQAMSLSASKQGQSSGNLVGTPMSVDGTGMKRSASVASKAQDVKAGVKLDATAKAGDGKQKNGAAMLVAAADPWANSTIDPQTLLQNLGFENGLPNIINEANMYRSFTPKDTPESSKDGASEPNSDISEGAALDIDMNWGTLDNEALMDFTNACINGELDSTENLKAALVNVDPTLLLARSRGVPDWDTIPTDFDKPFEMDLGNGLYSLGL; encoded by the exons atggctgccaatATGCAGCATATGGCTGGGGCAGGCCAGATGATGCCTCAACAAATGCGAAAACCAACCGCAACCCAGCTACAGCAGGCTGTCTATCAGAATATCCAGCAAAACACACCGCCATTAAATGGCATGACTTGGCAATCAAGTTTCACTGTTAATGAGCGAATGGGAAAGACATTGGAGTT AATTTCCAATATCACTCTTGCCATGAACACTCTTGACTACAGCCGAGCAACTGATTTTGGATGCCAGTTCGAACGAGAAGTGTTTCACAAATCACCGACCAAA GAAGCGTATGACCAAGCCATGGCAAGTAAGACAATGGACTTTTTCAAGAAACGACAGGCCAACGAACCTGGCCTTCAGAACAGCCTCAATGCCAATGCCCAGGCTCAAGCGcatgcccaagcccaagcccaggCGCTCATGTTGCAAGCCCAGATGGGCCGTGGGCAAACTCCCCAGCAAGGCTTCCAGCACATGTCACATCCTATGCAAGCCACTCAGATGccccagcaacagcaacagcaaccatCGCTgtttcaacagcagcagcagattgcCATGGGAATGGCCAACCAAGCCGGCCGCGGTATAGGGCCTAACCCCCAGGCGATGGGCATGGGTGGCGGCCCTAATAGAAACATGTTTCCCAACGAGGTGGCGAGACTGGCTCAGGCTGATAAGAACAAGGTCATGGAACTTGCAACCAAGATGATGGGTCAAGCTacagagcagcaaaaggcTCAGACACGGCTCCACTTACAATCAAGGCTCACAGCTCAGCAACTTGCTGAACTCCAGACGCAAGGGAGAGATCCTCTTATTTGGTGGTACCAGAATCAGGCATTCCAAGCCCTCAAGCAGTCTTCAAATAACATCAACCGGTTCCAGCCACCTGGTCCTACGAACCCAAACAATCCCCAGGCCGCCATgatgcaacaacaacaaagccaaaattctctacagcagcagaggcaaaaCATGATCAACGCCGCCCAGCCGCCCAATGCGGGCCATGATTTCCCTCCGTTCAACCCAAGCATGGAGAGCATCAAGGATCAGCAGGTGGCTGGCCTGATGGCTCAAAAAGCGGGCCAAGTTGTCGTGCCGGCGAGCAATGGAAGAAATGTCACTCCTCAGCCTGGGAACCAGAACATTCCCAACCAGCAGATGCAGAACCAAACACCTCGTactgctcagcagcagcagcagcagcagcagcagcagcagcaggctaaGCTGAACCAAGCTGCTCAGCAGTCTCAGGCTTTACAAGCACAGGCgcaaatgcagatgcagaacCAACAGCATATGACGGGGAATATGGCTACATCGCAGAGCCCAGCCATGAATACTTTGAATACTCCCGTATCAAGACCAGGCGTTATGAACCCCATGACCCCGCAGGGTATGGGCCAGAACAGCATTCCCTTTGGTGATTCACGATTTCACCAGGGGATTCAACGGCCTAACAATCCCGCTTTCAACGCTATGCTCGCCAATATGACCCCAGAACAAAGGCAAGCGGTCAACGGTCTTCCCCCGGAAAAGCTGAACGAAGTCATGCGTCGATGGCAAAGTCAGCGTCAGGAACAGATGGCAAATATGAATGCGAATCCGATGATGCAGCAACAAATGGCCAATCGACCTCCGAATCAGTTCAACCAGAACGGCAACATGGCCCCTGGTCTTCAGAACATGCAGCAAATGAATGCTCCTGGTGCAGGCAACCAACAACAATCGATGCCAATGAACCGCATGCCAGCCCAAAACGCCCAGCTTCATTTTTTGATGGACTCGATGGATTTGCCTACCACCATATTAACTCAAATCCAGGGCCTGCCTGCAGAAGTCAAGAAATGGAGAGATTTGAAGGCTTGGATCAACCAAAATAATACGCTTCAACCGAGTATTCGTGGCCAACTAGCTGCTTTCCAACAGAAGCAATTCCAAATGCTCATGCAAAGGCGGGCCGCCAATGCGCCCCCGCAGCCTGGACAGGCCCTAAACATGAATCCCGCGATGTCAATGCCAATGGCCAATCAACAACCTGGAGCGCAGCGACAGATGGCCGGTTTGCCACCACAATTGCTTCAAGTATCCCCTCAGGAGATGATGCATGTCCGAAGCTCGAAACCTGCGTTCGCCGGCGTTCCTGATGATCAGCTCCGAGGGATGATTCtcgcaatgaagaagaatagTTGGattcaacagcagcaacagcaacagctgaggatgcagcagatgcaggcCCAGAACCAGCAGATGCAAAATGCTACCGCAAACAATATGCCTGGCATCCAGGGCCCTCAAAACGccatgcagatgcagcaatCTCAACCTAATCTCACTCCTCAACAAACCCAGGCGCAGACGATGCCTAACGCCATGAGCCAGACTGCCTCGATGCAAGCGGTCaaccagaagcagcaacCAAGCGCAAACCAGGCACGCAATAATCAATCTCAACCTGCGAAAAACCTTAAACGCTCTAACCctgatgatggcgccgatACTGCCCCCATGAAAGCTTCCTTGTCTGCTGCGCGACagccgccggcgccggcggtGGCACCATCGCAACCAACCCAGCCTCCAGGACAAAGGTCAGGGGCGAAATTCCCGCCGCAACTTACAGCTCAACAAGAGGCACAACTAAATCCTGAACAACGAGCCAGGTATGAACAGCTCTTAAGGATGCAGAGCAAGGCGCCGGGCCCACCCTCAGAGTCCCTGGTGCGCCTCAAGATGattggacaagaagagcaaaagcagtTCGCTCAAGAATCCACTCTGGACATTCCAATGAGCCCTGAAGAGTACGCAGAAACCGCAACGAAACTCAAACGAATCGTCGTGGACATGGGAAAGGTTGGCCGAGGACTTAGCAAGTGGTATTCCCTCACTCAAGATGACGCGCGTGCCAAAATGTTCTTTAGAACT CGATTGCGTCTCATCAAGCAACACGTGGACGGCGACAAGATGGAGGTAGTCAAGGATACCTTGAGCATCCGCTCTTCCGAACTGGATCAAGCCCGCGCTATGCTTGAGAGTATGGCTAAGGATCTGGCTGCTAGTGTGGCCGGCGGCCGACACATCAAGCCTGGCggccaggcacaggcacaatCGCAGCCGTTAGCTCAGCAGCAAACGCAGCAATCACAGCAAAAGAATCTGCTAACGCAGCCGGCTCCTCTGAATGCCGCTAATCTAGAGAAGAACGCGCAAGCGATGAACAAATTGAgccagcagaagcaggccAACAAAGCAGGACAGGTGCCGCCACCTGCACCAACAAGTGCTCAGCCGCCCTTCCCATTCGGAGCAGCAACCTCGCCTGATGGTCACCCTACGTACATGAGCAAACCTAAAGAAATCAACCTGCAGCTACCGCCCTccagaaagaagcaaaagctcgCAAATTCTGGCCCATCTTCTCAAGTGGCCACTCCCTCGCCGCAAATCTCAAAGAATGCGTCTCCCGATATCCAACGCCCGCAAGGCCCACCGAAGCCCGTACATCTCTGCACGGAGCCCGACTGCGACCAGGCTACCTTTGGATTTCCTAGTAAACAAGCTCTCCAACATCATATCGATGAAGAGCATACTAAGCCCAGGGCAGACCCGGTAAAATTTGTGCAAGAGAATCTTGCCGAGGCACTGGGCCTAGAACCAGACGGCACCGTCAAAAAGGAGCAGTTTGCAGAGGGAGCACAAGCTATGAGTCTATCTGCCTCAAAACAGGGGCAATCCTCTGGAAATCTTGTCGGCACACCAATGTCCGTGGACGGTACTGGCATGAAGCGATCGGCCAGCGTCGCGAGCAAGGCCCAAGATGTGAAGGCCGGCGTCAAGTTGGACGCAACTGCcaaggctggcgatggaaagCAGAAGAATGGCGCTGCAATGCTCGTCGCTGCGGCGGATCCATGGGCCAACTCGACTATTGACCCTCAGACACTCCTCCAGAACTTGGGCTTTGAGAACGGGCTACCAAATATCATCAACGAGGCCAACATGTACAGGTCTTTCACGCCAAAGGATACACCAGAGTCTAGCAAGGACGGCGCTAGCGAGCCTAACAGCGATATCTCTGAAGGTGCTGCGCTTGACATTGACATGAACTGGGGTACTCTTGATAATGAGGCTCTAATGGATTTCACCAATGCCTGTATTAACGGGGAGTTAGACTCGACGGAAAATCTAAAAGCTGCGTTGGTTAATGTCGATCCAACCCTTCTTCTGGCCAGGTCGCGGGGCGTTCCGGACTGGGATACAATCCCAACCGACTTTGACAAACCGTTTGAGATGGATCTCGGAAATGGTCTCTACTCTCTCGGTCTGTAA
- a CDS encoding uncharacterized protein (EggNog:ENOG41), protein MEASLSPMKRRAVLGAKDANAALATPNTNKMARIGTPMLSTPSALLVTSPLREVSSEKGKKRTAEEGGPEVADESPETKKACVDGAARSRSPSIETSSLFDTSAGDASWATAPTEPDTATAAADTPLVATRPRAMTREQAREKAEILRLRLGLAGYKLRTGQTTIPPLQTATQTPPPSNNNTQTSEHHHPRETDKYTQQGPERGFNPAGARAVAAVDHHVGCFRRHDPACVSGERRCRDEGQHA, encoded by the exons ATGGAAGCTAGTTTGTCGCCCATGAAGCGACGCGCCGTGCTCGGTGCAAAGGACGCGAACGCGGCTCTGGCAACACCGAATACAAACAAGATGGCGAGGATTGGAACGCCAATGCTTTCAACGCCTTCAGCTCTCTTGGTGACTAGCCCATTGAGGGAAGTTTCAtcagaaaagggaaagaagagaacagCGGAAGAGGGAGGTCCAGAGGTTGCGGATGAGAGTCCCGAGACCAAGAAGGCGTGTGTTGATGGT GCTGCGCGATCACGGTCACCTAGCATTGAAACAAGCTCTCTCTTTGATACTTCCGCCGGGGACGCTTCGTGGGCTACTGCGCCAACAGAACCAGACAcggccacagcagctgcagacACACCACTGGTCGCTACAAGACCCAGGGCAATGACAAGAGAGCAGGCAAGAGAG AAAGCAGAGATTCTCCGATTGCGACTCGGCCTCGCAGGATACAAGCTGCGCACCGGCCAGACAACAATCCCCCCTCTCCAAACTGCAACACAGACCCCTCCCCCCAGCAACAATAACACGCAAACGAGCGAGCACCACCACCCACGCGAAACCGACAAATACACACAGCAGGGCCCAGAGCGCGGATTCAATCCCGCAGGTGCCCGCGCTGTCGCAGCAGTCGACCACCACGTCGGTTGCTTCCGACGCCATGACCCTGCCTGCGTCTCAGGAGAGCGTCGTTGTAGAGACGAGGGGCAACACGCCTGA
- a CDS encoding uncharacterized protein (MEROPS:MER0003374) — MEEDEDFKPLEKMTVRHHPAVLDVVANELGTDVASIVDFELVLYDTQKSVIGGINDEFIFSPRLDNLGMTYCSVEGLIKSVSKADALDNDSTIRMTVCFDHEEIGSQSAQGAHSNLLPSVLRRLSVLPGNRDAASDGSYEQVHHEGEESTAFEQTLSRSFLVSADMAHAVHPNYAGKYESSHQPAMNGGTVVKINANQRYATNSPGIVMLQECARKAGVPLQLFVVRNDSPCGSTIGPGLAARLGMRTLDLGNPQLSMHSIRETGGTADVGRAIKLFDQFFESYGEIEPKILVD; from the coding sequence AtggaggaggacgaggactTCAAGCCCCTCGAGAAGATGACCGTGCGCCACCACCCCGCCGTGCTCGACGTCGTCGCCAACGAGCTGGGCACCGACGTCGCCTCCATCGTCGACTTCGAGCTCGTCCTCTACGACACGCAAAAGTCCGTcattggcggcatcaacGACGAGTTCATCTTCTCCCCGCGCCTCGACAACCTGGGCATGACCTACTGCTCCGTCGAGGGCCTCATCAAGTCCGTCAGCAAGGCCGACGCCCTCGACAACGACTCCACCATCCGCATGACCGTCTGCTTCGACCACGAGGAGATTGGCTCGCAGTCCGCCCAGGGCGCCCACTCCAACCTGCTGCCCTCGGTGCTGCGCCGCCTGTCTGTGCTCCCCGGCAACCGCGACGCCgccagcgacggcagctATGAGCAGGTCCACCACGAGGGCGAGGAGTCGACCGCCTTTGAGCAGACGCTCTCGCGCTCGTTCCTCGTCTCCGCCGACATGGCCCACGCCGTCCACCCCAACTACGCCGGCAAATACGAGTCCTCGCACCAGCCCGCCATGAACGGCGGCACCGTCGTCAAGATCAACGCCAACCAGCGCTACGCCACCAACTCTCCCGGCATCGTCATGCTGCAGGAGTGCGCCCGCAAGGCCGGCGTCCCGCTGcagctcttcgtcgtccgCAACGACTCGCCCTGCGGCAGCACCATCGGACCCGGCTTGGCTGCGAGACTGGGCATGCGCACCCTCGATCTGGGCAACCCGCAGCTCAGCATGCACAGCATCCGTGAGACGGGTGGAACGGCGGACGTGGGACGCGCCATCAAGTTGTTTGATCAGTTCTTTGAGAGCTACGGCGAGATTGAGCCCAAGATCTTGGTCGATTAA
- a CDS encoding uncharacterized protein (EggNog:ENOG41~TransMembrane:7 (o37-57i64-85o97-117i137-158o178-197i209-232o252-276i)): protein MPSQPLPDPIITFGSDVTCNLDNCPVEWSILSYQPSLAANVVFAALFGAIGLVHFYLGFRWKAFGFMVPILIGCITEIIGYIGRILLHNNPFSYPGFLIQIICLTIAPVFYTASIYVTLSQSITYLAPELSRFKPQLFYYIFIPFDIVCLVLQAAGGAMSANTTGSNKAGVDISQAGLSLQVIVLVLFIITFSDYMFRYLRSGRGSGFGWRLTAFFTGLTSATLLILARCAYRVAELQDGYNGKLIKEETPFIVLEGVFVFLAASMLCFGHPGLGLKRDGRGGVKMETDSETVVMDTIERRK, encoded by the exons ATGCCTTCGCAACCCCTTCCCGACCCCATCATCACATTCGGCTCCGATGTGACGTGCAACCTGGACAACTGCCCCGTGGAATGGAGCATCCTCTCCTACCAGCCCTCCCTCGCCGCCAACGTCGTCTTTGCCGCCCTCTTTGGCGCCATCGGGCTGGTTCACTTCTATCTCGGTTTCCGGTGGAAggcctttggcttcatggTCCCCATTCTCATCGGCTGCATCACTGAGATTATCGGATACATCGGAAGAATCCTCCTGCACAACAATCCCTTTTCTTATCCTGGATTCTTGATCCAAATCA TCTGTCTCACCATTGCCCCCGTCTTCTACACGGCCTCCATCTACGTAACTCTCTCACAGTCCATCACCTACCTCGCCCCAGAGCTGTCCCGCTTCAAGCCCCAGCTCTTCTactacatcttcatcccctTCGACATCGTCTGCCTCGTCCTCCAGGCCGCCGGCGGCGCCATGTCCGCCAACACCACCGGCTCCAACAAGGCCGGCGTCGACATCTCCCAGGCCGGTCTCAGCCTGCAGGTCATCGTCCTggtcctcttcatcatcaccttTAGCGACTACATGTTCCGCTACCTGCGGTCCGGCCGCGGCTCCGGCTTCGGCTGGCGCCTCACGGCCTTCTTCACCGGCCTGACGTCGGCGACGCTGCTCATCCTGGCCCGTTGCGCCTACCGTGTTGCCGAGCTGCAGGACGGATACAACGGCAAGCTCATCAAGGAAGAGACTCCCTTTATCGTTCTGGAGGGCGTCTTTGTGTTTTTGGCCGCGTCGATGCTCTGCTTCGGACACCCTGGCTTGGGATTGAAGCGAGACGGGAGGGGAGGAGTCAAGATGGAGACTGACAGCGagacggtggtgatggacACCATTGAGCGACGAAAGTGA
- a CDS encoding uncharacterized protein (EggNog:ENOG41~SECRETED:SignalP(1-16)), with protein MRFTTAAAVLATSVLAQEPVSTDYTTELITITQCAASITNCPARHQTTSVQTNYIPLTTSTFYVTNVHTITSCGPEVTNCPAHSTVLSTEVVPTSTAVGPVITSAPALPTTQVWSNGTAPYSSVVAPPPYSAPAAPVSSAAAVSVPAVSIPAQLPTSGVAAPTGGAPRCPR; from the coding sequence ATGCGtttcaccaccgccgccgctgttcTGGCCACCTCGGTCCTCGCCCAGGAGCCCGTCTCCACCGACTACACCACCGAGTTGATCACCATCACCCAGTGTGCTGCCTCCATCACCAACTGCCCGGCCCGCCACCAGACCACCTCCGTCCAGACCAACTACATCCCGTTGACCACCTCTACCTTCTACGTGACCAACGTCCACACCATCACCTCTTGCGGCCCTGAGGTCACCAACTGCCCGGCTCACAGCACCGTCCTGTCCACCGAGGTTGTCCCTACCTCCACTGCTGTCGGCCCGGTCATCACCTCCGCCCCGGCTCTTCCCACCACCCAGGTCTGGTCCAACGGCACTGCTCCTTACTCCTCTGTcgttgctcctcctccttaCTCTGCCCCGGCCGCTCCCGTcagctctgccgctgccgtctcTGTCCCCGCCGTCTCCATCCCGGCTCAGCTCCCCACCAGCGGCGTTGCTGCTCCCACTGGCGGTGCCCCCCGGTGCCCCCGTTag
- a CDS encoding uncharacterized protein (BUSCO:EOG092D09SW), producing the protein MEAQVENAVEILSNPTSDQSVKEQAFEYLNQLRSDPQGWQACTNLFARIPRTSEVVRMVCLEVVNYAVHTQGLDGESLAFLKHTLLQYVRQSYGAGVQQEPDAAHLQNKLTQTLTYLFVFLYRDGWQSFLDDFLELTGLHQNVDNVSGVLFYLRVLSSVHDEIADMLLSRQSGDSKRNTELKDQLRAQDMQKVAESWKQLLSRYSGNDVVVDLVLKVIGKWVSWMDISLVVSQDMLNLLLPVVGRTGSEDKVRDTAIDTLTEICGKKMRSTDKMDMISFLNLQDIVSQLVASPMLNDLKGTPQYDTDLAEAIAKLVNTTVADIIRALDDNQATDDTRTRAKQHLDGFLPLLLRFFSDEYDEVCSTVIPSLTDLLTFLRKLGQLNQDYSNMLAPILNAIVQKMRYDETTSWGNEDEQTDEAEFQELRRRLQYLQKTIAAIDQNLYMDVLSNLVATTFQTLDQQGSHMDWRDLDLALHEMYLFGELALPNQGLGTKSQPSTEASERLVVMMQKMVESGIANFSHPAIVLQYMEICVRYCVVFETHSQYIPQVLENFVRLVHHNHVRIKTRSWYLFHRFIKHLRSRVGNVAETVIQSIGDLLPIKAEVPGEDADDDMSSDESDHSADALFTSQLYLFEAIGCISSTHSTPAENQALYARSVMDPLFQDMEVHLPRAKGGDAQANLQIHHIVMALGTLAHGFSDWTPGSTAANQHGPPDKLVSDEFSRAAEAILIALRELNSSAEIRTACRSAFSKLLGVLGAAVLPQLPKWIEGLLSQSSSKDEMAMFLRLLDQVVFGFKTEIYDVLNMLLTPLLQRIFGGLGEPISGTDDEIQLAELRREYLSFIQIILNNGLEGVLISEANQGFFEPMIASVLELAKTLDGNLGPSRLAFTIMARISALWGGPDVATISREPTAPTGSPSPAIPGFDHFIMERFHSTCWEVMRNPSFKPSSDAQTKQVLTEIAALEQMIYTKTGNVYIHQMQNEVFPSLGINGDDFLRSLTTSTDKRQFSNYLQQLLSNR; encoded by the exons ATGGAGGCCCAG GTCGAGAATGCCGTTGAGATTCTGTCGAATCCCACGTCCGACCAGTCGGTGAAAGAGCAAGCATTTGAGTATCTAAACCAGCTACGGAGCGACCCGCAAGGATGGCAGGCTTGTACGAATCTCTTTGCCCGGATCCCTCGAACGTCTGAAGTCGTGCGCATGGTGTGTTTGGAGGTGGTCAACTACGCGGTCCATACACAAGGTCTGGATGGAGAGAGCCTGGCTTTTCTCAAACATACCTTACTGCAGTATGTCCGCCAGTCATACGGAGCGGGTGTCCAGCAGGAGCCGGACGCTGCCCATCTCCAAAACAAGCTTACGCAAACTTTGACATATCTATTCGTCTTTCTCTACCGTGACGGCTGGCAAAGCTTCCTCGACGACTTCCTCGAATTGACCGGACTTCACCAGAATGTCGACAATGTCTCTGGTGTTCTCTTTTACCTACGAGTCCTATCATCGGTACACGACGAGATTGCAGACATGCTGCTTTCACGGCAGAGCGGCGATTCGAAGCGAAATACTGAACTCAAAGACCAGCTGCGTGCCCAAGATATGCAGAAAGTTGCCGAATCTTGGAAGCAGCTCCTTTCTAGATACAGCGGAAACGACGTCGTTGTAGACCTAGTCTTGAAAGTTATCGGCAAATGGGTTAGCTGGATGGACATTTCTCTCGTCGTCAGCCAAGATATGCTTAACCTGCTGCTACCCGTTGTTGGACGAACGGGTAGCGAGGACAAAGTGCGAGATACTGCTATCGATACCCTGACTGAGATTTGTGGCAAGAAGATGCGATCGACGGACAAGATGGATATGATTTCATTCCTTAACTTGCAGGATATCGTGAGCCAGCTGGTCGCCAGCCCAATGCTCAACGACCTCAAAGGCACCCCGCAGTACGATACAGACCTTGCCGAGGCTATTGCCAAACTCGTCAACACCACCGTGGCGGATATTATCAGGGCTCTCGACGACAACCAGGCCACCGATGACACTCGGACACGGGCCAAGCAACACTTGGATGGCTTTCTCCCGCTGCTTCTGCGATTCTTCTCCGACGAATACGACGAAGTGTGTTCTACCGTCATTCCATCATTGACCGACCTCCTCACTTTCCTCCGAAAACTAGGGCAACTCAACCAAGATTATTCAAACATGCTCGCGCCGATACTCAATGCAATTGTTCAGAAGATGCGATACGATGAGACGACGTCATGGGGTAACGAGGATGAGCAAACAGACGAGGCGGAATTTCAAGAACTTCGAAGACGCCTGCAGTACCTTCAAAAGACCATTGCGGCTATTGACCAGAACCTGTATATGGACGTACTTAGCAATCTGGTGGCGACCACTTTCCAGACGCTGGACCAGCAGGGGTCGCACATGGATTGGCGGGACCTTGACCTTGCACTGCATGAGATGTACCTCTTTGGTGAACTTGCGTTACCGAACCAGGGTCTGGGTACAAAGAGCCAACCATCTACGGAAGCTTCCGAACGATTGGTTGTCATGATGCAGAAGATGGTCGAATCAG GAATCGCTAATTTCTCGCACCCTGCAATTGTCCTTCAATACATGGAAATCTGTGTCCGGTATTGTGTTGTTTTTGAAACCCATTCGCAGTATATCCCCCAAGTTCTGGAAAACTTTGTTCGCCTCGTCCACCACAACCATGTTCGCATCAAGACACGATCCTGGTACTTGTTCCATAGGTTCATCAAGCATCTTCGATCACGTGTAGGAAATGTCGCCGAAACTGTCATTCAGTCCATTGGAGACCTGCTGCCCATCAAGGCTGAGGtgcctggagaagatgccgaCGATGACATGTCGTCAGATGAGTCTGACCATTCAGCCGATGCTCTCTTCACTAGCCAGCTCTACCTCTTCGAGGCTATTGGATGCATCTCTTCTACCCATAGCACGCCAGCCGAAAATCAGGCCTTATATGCTCGATCTGTAATGGATCCTCTGTTTCAAGATATGGAGGTCCACCTTCCTCGAGCCAAGGGTGGTGACGCACAAGCAAACTTGCAAATCCATCACATTGTCATGGCGCTGGGTACCCTGGCACACGGCTTTTCCGACTGGACTCCAGGATCGACCGCAGCAAACCAGCATGGGCCACCGGATAAACTTGTCTCTGACGAATTTTCTCGCGCTGCAGAGGCCATTCTCATTGCACTTCGTGAGCTGAACTCATCAGCGGAGATTAGAACCGCCTGCAGGTCCGCATTTTCCAAGCTGCTTGGTGTTCTGGGTGCCGCCGTTCTCCCACAACTTCCTAAGTGGATTGAAGGATTGCTCTCACAAAGCTCATCCAAGGACGAGATGGCAATGTTCCTGCGACTTCTGGACCAGGTGGTGTTTGGCTTCAAAACAGAAATCTATGACGTCCTCAACATGCTATTAACACCGCTTCTTCAACGCATCTTTGGAGGCCTTGGAGAGCCCATCTCTGGCACTGATGACGAGATACAGTTGGCGGAACTAAGACGAGAATATCTCTCCTTCATTCAAATCATCCTAAACAACGGACTAGAGGGAGTTCTTATCAGTGAAGCAAATCAAGGCTTCTTTGAGCCAATGATTGCTTCTGTTCTCGAACTAGCAAAGACCTTGGATGGAAACCTTGGGCCGAGCCGACTGGCGTTTACGATTATGGCTCGGATTTCTGCTCTCTGGGGCGGCCCTGATGTTGCCACCATTTCACGAGAGCCAACGGCGCCGACAGGCAGCCCTAGCCCAGCAATCCCTGGATTCGACCATTTCATCATGGAAAGATTCCACTCAACGTGCTGGGAAGTTATGCGAAACCCCAGCTTCAAGCCCTCATCTGATGCACAGACAAAACAGGTGTTGACGGAAATTGCGGCTTTGGAGCAGATGATATACACTAAAACTGGTAATGTTTACATCCACCAAATGCAGAATGAAGTCTTCCCCAGCTTGGGCATCAACGGTGATGACTTTTTGCGATCTTTGACAACCTCAACGGACAAGAGACAATTCTCAAATTACCTCCAGCAGCTGTTAAGCAACAGGTGA